In Castanea sativa cultivar Marrone di Chiusa Pesio chromosome 6, ASM4071231v1, a single window of DNA contains:
- the LOC142641359 gene encoding pentatricopeptide repeat-containing protein At3g53360, mitochondrial-like, which translates to MFTYRRNALKLFEKITHRHICLRNSIHCVNYSSLHNNYEDPVGFYAQRENVVSWTSKISGLVRKNQPNEAVELFKKMLENEERPNYVTVLSVIRAVGALDWEGMMWVVHALVIKMGFESEVSVLTALLGCYSFYDMGIVSKLFHQIPSKDVVLWSAMVSACVRNEQYFEALEFFRDMQCHGVQPNHVSIVSILPACADLGVLSLGKEIHGFSIKSVFYCLRNVQNSLVDMYAKCRNLEASIRVFKDIWKRDTISWRTIIRGCIENERPKKALSIFLKMRLSCFEPNETIVRDIVVASSQAEEHKFGLAFHCYILKGGFLAFVSVGTVLMKMYSKFGEEESAKTIFDQLNPKDLIAWSAMISAYAQGRNPHNAFNTLKQMQSMNEKPNEITIVSLLQACSSIGSQEIGESIHAHVIKVGYTLNAYLTSALIDLYCKLGRIKQGKALFDKIPTKDLICWSSMIKGYGMNGRGPEALKTFSNMLDCGVKPNDIVFISVLSACSQCGLEFEGWSWFHSMEHKYGITPKLPHYACMVDLLSRHGKIEEALEFVRKMPVKPDKRIWGVLLGCCRLTHRSIEIAEFVVEQLVALDPHNTSHYVYLSDLHAEQGRWEDVERLAKLVDMTYEKGQGQF; encoded by the coding sequence ATGTTTACTTATCGTCGGAATGCACTCAAACTGTTTGAAAAAATTACCCACAGGCACATTTGTTTGAGAAACTCCATACATTGCGTAAACTATAGTTCTTTGCACAATAATTATGAAGACCCAGTTGGTTTTTATGCTCAAAGAGAGAATGTAGTATCTTGGACATCTAAGATATCCGGTTTGGTGAGGAAAAACCAGCCAAATGAAGCTGTAGAGCTGTTCAAAAAGATGCTTGAGAATGAAGAAAGGCCGAATTATGTGACGGTGTTAAGCGTAATACGGGCTGTTGGTGCATTGGATTGGGAGGGTATGATGTGGGTAGTTCATGCTTTGGTGATCAAAATGGGGTTTGAATCAGAAGTGTCAGTGCTAACGGCTCTTCTTGGTTGTTATTCCTTTTATGATATGGGAATTGTGTCGAAGTTATTTCATCAGATACCTAGTAAGGATGTAGTTTTATGGAGTGCAATGGTTTCAGCATGTGTGAGAAATGAGCAGTATTTTGAGGCATTGGAGTTTTTCAGGGATATGCAATGTCATGGTGTGCAGCCAAACCATGTGAGCATTGTAAGCATTCTACCTGCTTGTGCTGATCTTGGTGTCTTGTCTTTAGGCAAAGAGATACATgggttttcaataaaaagtGTGTTTTATTGTCTTAGAAATGTTCAGAATTCACTTGTAGATATGTATGCAAAATGTAGGAATCTTGAGGCATCAATTCGAGTTTTTAAGGATATATGGAAGAGGGACACAATATCATGGAGGACTATAATTCGTGGGTGTATTGAGAATGAGCGTCCAAAAAAGGCATTGTCTATTTTCTTAAAGATGCGATTATCTTGCTTTGAACCGAATGAAACCATTGTCAGGGATATAGTTGTGGCATCCTCACAGGCAGAAGAACATAAATTTGGGCTGGCATTTCATTGTTACATTCTGAAAGGTGGTTTCTTGGCTTTTGTTTCAGTTGGAACTGTACTTATGAAAATGTACAGTAAATTTGGTGAGGAGGAGTCAGCTAAGACTATATTTGATCAGCTCAATCCCAAAGACCTTATAGCTTGGAGTGCAATGATCTCAGCTTATGCTCAAGGCAGGAATCCCCATAATGCTTTCAATACACTTAAACAGATGCAATCAATGAATGAGAAGCCCAACGAGATCACTATTGTCAGTTTATTACAAGCATGTTCCTCAATTGGTTCTCAAGAGATTGGGGAAAGCATCCATGCTCATGTTATAAAAGTTGGGTACACATTGAATGCATATCTAACTTCAGCCCTCATTGACTTATACTGCAAATTGGGAAGGATAAAGCAAGGAAAGGCTctttttgataaaattcctACCAAAGATCTAATATGTTGGAGTTCAATGATCAAAGGGTATGGGATGAATGGGCGTGGACCTGAGGCACTAAAAACATTCTCGAACATGTTGGATTGTGGGGTAAAACCAAATGACATTGTCTTTATTTCTGTATTATCTGCTTGTAGTCAATGTGGGCTAGAATTTGAAGGTTGGAGCTGGTTTCATTCTATGGAACATAAGTATGGCATTACTCCCAAACTTCCACACTATGCTTGCATGGTGGATTTGCTGAGTCGACATGGAAAGATAGAAGAAGCACTTGAATTTGTAAGAAAAATGCCGGTGAAGCCCGATAAAAGAATTTGGGGAGTTCTTCTTGGGTGTTGTAGATTAACACACAGGTCTATTGAGATTGCAGAGTTTGTAGTTGAACAACTTGTTGCATTGGACCCACATAATACTAGCCATTATGTGTATTTATCAGACTTGCATGCAGAGCAGGGTAGATGGGAAGATGTGGAGAGGCTGGCTAAATTAGTGGATATGACTTATGAGAAGGGTCAAGGACAATTTTAG